A window from Festucalex cinctus isolate MCC-2025b chromosome 4, RoL_Fcin_1.0, whole genome shotgun sequence encodes these proteins:
- the LOC144017879 gene encoding transmembrane protein 266-like, translating into MANAGDAETAALSDLEVISQQVDDENQCLAPPVQLVSFGYRDLPLAALDLSLAGSQLLSNADEDEAREGSNWLKPCCGRRVALWQVCLLSAGFNCVLVACVILVVLFLSLELLIDTKLLQFTNAFQFASIIHWISLIILSLFFSETVFRIVVLGIWDYIENKVEVFDGAVIVLSLAPMVASTVANGPSSPWDAISLIITLRIWRVKRIIDAYVLQVKVEMELEIQQCEKTKAVREEQLERLTQICQEQAFEIRQLRAHLAQQDLDLASEREAAMQIHRVWAKQGRSFQVVEGLAPGESDDEGAHRNPRELHNTADPVVRDDMNNYISQYYSEASSDGRTCGVVTTASIDIHLPTNHIQSNPSHDLNLNYSSHPCCPPSFSGQDQNTVVQELLSSLSEDSCLARKGLTVDPVNLKLPSPTGSEKASPELDNRIKVFNRMNHQERRGRGGRGCVLMQTKPLIHLQGGAAEPSLEEKYRLLGPADTPLGHMSDT; encoded by the exons GGATGCGGAGACTGCAGCTCTGTCAGACTTGGAGGTCATCTCCCAGCAAGTGGACGATGAGAACCAATGCTTGGCTCCTCCGGTCCAATTGGTGAGTTTCGGCTACCGAGACCTTCCACTCGCGGCACTGGACCTCTCGCTGGCTGGCTCGCAGCTCCTTTCCAATGCTGATGAAGACGAAGCTAGAGAAGG GTCCAACTGGCTGAAGCCTTGCTGTGGCCGTCGAGTGGCCCTGTGGCAGGTCTGCCTGCTCAGTGCCGGCTTCAACTGCGTCCTGGTAGCCTGCGTTATCCTGGTGGTGCTCTTCCTCTCCTTGGAGCTACTCATCGACACCAAGCTCCTTCAAT TTACAAACGCTTTCCAGTTTGCCAGCATCATCCACTGGATCAGTCTCATCATCCTGTCACTTTTCTTTTCTGAG ACTGTCTTCAGAATTGTAGTGCTCGGGATCTGGGACTACATAGAGAACAAAGTAGAG GTGTTTGACGGCGCTGTCATCGTATTGTCGCTGGCCCCCATGGTGGCCTCCACGGTGGCCAACGGGCCCAGCAGCCCCTGGGACGCCATCAGCCTCATCATCACCCTGCGCATCTGGAGGGTGAAGAGGATCATTGACG CTTATGTGCTCCAAGTCAAAGTGGAGATGGAGCTGGAGATCCAGCAGTGCGAGAAGACGAAAGCAGTGCGAGAGGAGCAGCTGGAGCGTCTCACTCAGATCTGCCAGGAACAGGCT TTTGAGATCAGGCAGCTGCGGGCCCACCTGGCTCAGCAGGACTTGGACCTGGCGTCGGAGCGCGAGGCTGCTATGCAGATCCATCGCGTGTGGGCCAAGCAGGGCAGGAGTTTCCAGGTAGTGGAAGGCTTGGCTCCTGGGGAGTCTGACGACGAGGGCGCTCACAGGAATCCAAGAGAGCTGCACAACACTGCAG ATCCAGTTGTACGTGATGATATGAACAACTATATCAGTCAGTACTATAGTGAAGCAAGCAGTG ATGGCAGGACTTGTGGCGTCGTCACAACGGCCTCCATTGACATCCACCTCCCGACCAATCACATccagtccaacccctctcacgACCTCAACCTCAACTACAGCTCCCACCCCTGCTGCCCGCCTTCTTTCTCGGGCCAGGACCAGAACACGGTGGTCCAGGAGCTCCTCTCGTCCCTTTCCGAGGACTCGTGCCTCGCTCGGAAAGGACTGACGGTGGATCCGGTCAACCTGAAGCTCCCCAGTCCCACCGGCTCCGAGAAGGCCAGCCCGGAGCTGGACAACAGAATAAAAGTGTTCAACCGCATGAACCACCAGGAGAGGCGGGGCCGAGGCGGGCGGGGTTGCGTCCTGATGCAAACCAAGCCGCTCATCCACCTGCAGGGCGGCGCCGCCGAGCCCTCGCTGGAGGAGAAGTACCGTCTTCTCGGTCCGGCCGACACGCCTCTGGGCCACATGTCGGACACATAG